A single window of Salvia splendens isolate huo1 chromosome 6, SspV2, whole genome shotgun sequence DNA harbors:
- the LOC121809993 gene encoding pentatricopeptide repeat-containing protein At5g50390, chloroplastic-like, protein MDISLPLDQIQSSYKFACSLINPAVSKQKFRFSDEFSLGGRRFKPPIAKFRCSLLDQGLRPRPTPKPRQKEERNLNKTGFLEERKLEKSNSALGVCGQIEKLVLCKRYNEALEMFEIVECDGDVDVSFDTYDALMGACIALRSIRGVKRVFNHMRSCEVDLDLYMMNRVLLMHVKCGMMIDARQLFEDMPDRNSVSWNTIIGGLVDSGDFFDAFRLFLTMCEDISDVCSRTLSMMVRASAGLELISPGQQLHSCALKMGMTGDVFVSCALIDMYSKCGSIEDARLVFELMPEKTTVAWNTIIAGYALHGYSEEALGMYYDMQDSGIKMDHFTYSMIIRVCTRLASLQHAKQAHAGLIRNGFGSDVVANTALVDFYSKWGRLEDALNVFDRMPRKNVVSWNALISGYGNHGRGAEAVDLFERMVDQGMVPNHITFLAVLSSCCHSGLSDRGWEIFESMSRDYKVKPRAMHYACMVELLGREGLLDEAFALIRDATFKPTINMWAALLTACRIHKNFELGKYAAEQLYGMGPEKLSNYVVLLNIYSSSGKLDEAAAVLRTLRRKGLRMVPVCTWIEIKKQQYVFSTGDKSHPQTKEIYDNLDNMKLQLSKHGYVPQGNNLLPDVDKREESMLLHHSEKLAISFGLISTPSSTPLQLVQSHRICNDCHNAIKLISTVYKREIAFRDGSRFHHFKEGHCSCGDYW, encoded by the coding sequence ATGGACATCTCCTTGCCGCTCGATCAAATCCAGAGCAGTTACAAATTCGCATGCTCGCTCATAAACCCCGCTGTTTCCAAACAAAAATTCAGATTTTCAGACGAATTTTCACTCGGTGGGAGAAGGTTCAAGCCCCCTATTGCCAAGTTTAGGTGTTCTTTGTTAGACCAAGGATTAAGGCCTCGACCGACGCCGAAACCTCGTCAAAAGGAGGAAAGGAATCTGAATAAAACTGGATTTTTGGAGGAAAGGAAATTGGAGAAATCCAATTCGGCTTTAGGGGTCTGTGGGCAGATTGAGAAATTGGTTTTGTGCAAAAGGTATAATGAGGCTTTAGAAATGTTTGAAATTGTGGAATGTGATGGCGATGTTGATGTTAGCTTTGATACTTACGATGCGCTGATGGGTGCTTGCATTGCGTTGAGATCGATTCGAGGCGTGAAGAGGGTATTCAATCATATGCGGAGCTGCGAGGTGGATTTGGATTTGTATATGATGAATAGGGTGCTGCTCATGCATGTGAAATGTGGGATGATGATTGATGCGCGCCAACTGTTTGAGGATATGCCGGACAGAAATTCAGTTTCTTGGAATACAATAATAGGGGGCCTTGTGGACTCGGGTGATTTTTTTGATGCTTTCAGGTTGTTTTTGACTATGTGTGAGGACATTTCAGATGTTTGTTCTAGGACATTGTCCATGATGGTTCGGGCATCAGCTGGCTTGGAACTTATATCTCCGGGTCAGCAGCTGCATTCTTGTGCTCTGAAGATGGGGATGACTGGAGATGTCTTTGTGTCGTGTGCCTTGATTGATATGTATAGCAAATGTGGTAGCATTGAGGATGCGAGGTTGGTTTTTGAATTGATGCCGGAGAAAACTACTGTAGCATGGAACACTATCATTGCTGGCTATGCACTCCATGGGTATAGTGAAGAAGCACTGGGCATGTATTATGATATGCAGGATTCTGGCATCAAGATGGACCATTTCACCTATTCAATGATTATACGAGTTTGTACTAGGTTGGCCTCGTTGCAGCATGCAAAGCAAGCCCATGCTGGCCTGATTCGAAATGGTTTTGGATCTGATGTGGTAGCTAATACAGCACTTGTTGATTTCTATAGCAAATGGGGGAGGTTGGAAGATGCTCTGAATGTTTTTGATAGGATGCCCCGTAAGAATGTTGTGTCGTGGAATGCCTTGATATCTGGATATGGTAATCATGGTCGTGGAGCTGAGGCAGTTGATTTGTTTGAACGGATGGTTGACCAAGGAATGGTCCCCAATCATATCACTTTTTTGGCAGTTCTGTCTTCCTGTTGTCATTCAGGATTGTCTGATCGTGGATGGGAAATATTTGAATCTATGAGTAGAGATTATAAGGTGAAGCCTCGTGCAATGCACTATGCATGTATGGTTGAGCTATTAGGCCGAGAAGGGCTCCTGGATGAAGCTTTTGCGCTGATTAGAGATGCTACATTTAAGCCCACGATCAATATGTGGGCTGCATTGCTCACAGCTTGCAGGATCCATAAAAATTTTGAACTTGGGAAATATGCAGCTGAGCAACTTTACGGGATGGGACCTGAGAAACTATCTAATTATGTCGTGCTATTGAATATCTATAGCAGTTCAGGGAAATTAGATGAAGCAGCTGCAGTCCTCCGGACCCTGAGGAGAAAAGGTCTAAGAATGGTACCTGTTTGTACTTGGATCGAGATAAAGAAGCAGCAGTATGTTTTCTCCACTGGAGATAAGTCTCATCCTCAGACAAAGGAGATATATGATAATTTGGATAATATGAAGCTGCAACTCTCAAAACATGGATATGTACCTCAGGGAAATAATTTGCTTCCTGACGTAGATAAACGTGAAGAATCTATGCTACTCCATCACAGTGAGAAATTGGCTATTTCATTTGGGCTTATTAGCACTCCTAGCTCAACTCCTTTGCAACTTGTCCAGAGTCATAGGATATGTAACGACTGCCACAATGCAATCAAATTGATCTCCACTGTCTACAAACGAGAAATAGCCTTCAGAGATGGTAGTAGATTTCATCATTTTAAAGAAGGCCATTGTTCTTGTGGTGATTACTGGTAA
- the LOC121809543 gene encoding UPF0235 protein At5g63440-like isoform X2 translates to MPKRKTDNAYVLDRKKHLARLNTSEAGKILLKRGEGKVERQYRMNCVGCELFVCYRAEEDLESASYIYVVDGALSTIAAETNPQDAPVPPCISQLEGGLVQVAIEVEDRAQRSAITRVNADDVRVSVAAVAARGEANNELLEFMGKVLGLKLSQMTLQRGWNNKSKLLVVEDLTARQVYEKLLEAAQP, encoded by the exons ATGCCCAAAAGAAAAACAGATAATGCATATGTTTTGGACAGGAAGAAGCATCTGGCAAGGCTGAATACTAGCGAAGCAGGAAAGATCCTCTTGAAGCG TGGCGAAGGGAAAGTGGAGAGGCAGTATCGAATGAATTGTGTGGGCTGTGAGCTTTTTGTTTGCTATCGTGCAGAAGAAGACCTGGAGTCTGCTTCGTACATATACGTAGTTGATGGTGCACTCAGTACAATTGCTGCTGAAACTAATCCACAG GATGCTCCTGTTCCACCTTGCATATCCCAATTAGAAGGGGGTCTTGTGCAAGTAGCCATAGAAGTGGAAGACCGTGCACAGCGTTCTGCAATCACAA GAGTGAACGCTGATGACGTTCGAGTTTCTGTAGCTGCAGTTGCTGCCCGAGGAGAAGCTAACAATGAGCTTTTGGAATTCATGGGGAAG GTGTTGGGTCTAAAATTAAGCCAGATGACACTTCAACGAGGGTGGAATAACAAATCAAAGCTCCTGGTG GTAGAAGATTTGACAGCTAGACAGGTCTACGAGAAGCTTCTCGAAGCAGCACAACCATGA
- the LOC121807038 gene encoding elongation factor 1-delta-like, translated as MAVSFSDLSSAAGLKKLDEYLLTRSYITGYQASKDDLTVYAAIAKPPSSDYVNVSRWFNHIDALLRISGVSGEGSGVTIEGSALVSDAIATPPATDTKAVAADDDDDDDDDDVDLFGEETEEEKKASEERAAAAKAAGKKKVVGKSSVVLDIKPWDDETDMKVLEEKVRSVQQEGLLWGASKLVPVGYGIKKLQIMITIVDDLVSVDSLIEDYLTAEPINEYVQSVDIVAFNKI; from the exons ATGGCCGTCAGTTTCTCCGACCTCAGTTCCGCCGCCGGCCTTAAGAAGCTCGATGAGTACCTTCTTACCCGCAGTTACATTACTGG GTACCAAGCTTCAAAAGATGATTTGACTGTCTATGCTGCTATAGCTAAACCTCCATCGTCGGACTATGTCAATGTGTCACGGTGGTTCAATCATATTGATGCGCTGTTGAGGATTTC TGGTGTTTCTGGTGAGGGAAGTGGCGTAACTATTGAGGGATCAGCTCTTGTCAGTGATGCCATTGCAACTCCTCCTGCAACAGACACTAAG GCCGTTGCTGctgatgacgatgatgatgatgatgatgatgatgtggaCTTATTTGGTGAGGAGactgaagaagagaagaaggcTTCTGAAGAGCGTGCTGCTGCTGCCAAGGCTGCTGGAAAGAAGAAAGTTG TTGGGAAGTCATCAGTTGTATTGGATATTAAACCATGGGACGATGAGACTGACATGAAAGTTCTGGAAGAAAAAGTTAGAAGTGTGCAGCAGGAGGGTCTCCTTTGGGGAGCAT CTAAGCTTGTCCCTGTTGGATATGGAATCAAGAAACTGCAAATTATGATAACCATTGTGGATGACTTGGTATCAGTTGACAGCCTCATTGAGGACTATCTTACTGCAGAGCCGATCAATGAATACGTCCAGAGTGTTGACATTGTGGCCTTCAACAAAATTT AA
- the LOC121809543 gene encoding UPF0235 protein At5g63440-like isoform X1 produces the protein MPKRTTHTYSSEDALPEGPDSDLFVYYCKPCGSHVLITDTQLQKMPKRKTDNAYVLDRKKHLARLNTSEAGKILLKRGEGKVERQYRMNCVGCELFVCYRAEEDLESASYIYVVDGALSTIAAETNPQDAPVPPCISQLEGGLVQVAIEVEDRAQRSAITRVNADDVRVSVAAVAARGEANNELLEFMGKVLGLKLSQMTLQRGWNNKSKLLVVEDLTARQVYEKLLEAAQP, from the exons atgcCGAAGCGAACGACGCATACGTATTCGAGCGAGGACGCTTTGCCGGAAGGCCCTGACTCCGATCTCTTCGTTTACTACTGTAAGCCTTGCGGCTCCCATGTTCTCATCACCG aTACTCAATTGCAGAAAATGCCCAAAAGAAAAACAGATAATGCATATGTTTTGGACAGGAAGAAGCATCTGGCAAGGCTGAATACTAGCGAAGCAGGAAAGATCCTCTTGAAGCG TGGCGAAGGGAAAGTGGAGAGGCAGTATCGAATGAATTGTGTGGGCTGTGAGCTTTTTGTTTGCTATCGTGCAGAAGAAGACCTGGAGTCTGCTTCGTACATATACGTAGTTGATGGTGCACTCAGTACAATTGCTGCTGAAACTAATCCACAG GATGCTCCTGTTCCACCTTGCATATCCCAATTAGAAGGGGGTCTTGTGCAAGTAGCCATAGAAGTGGAAGACCGTGCACAGCGTTCTGCAATCACAA GAGTGAACGCTGATGACGTTCGAGTTTCTGTAGCTGCAGTTGCTGCCCGAGGAGAAGCTAACAATGAGCTTTTGGAATTCATGGGGAAG GTGTTGGGTCTAAAATTAAGCCAGATGACACTTCAACGAGGGTGGAATAACAAATCAAAGCTCCTGGTG GTAGAAGATTTGACAGCTAGACAGGTCTACGAGAAGCTTCTCGAAGCAGCACAACCATGA
- the LOC121807403 gene encoding uncharacterized protein LOC121807403: MRHKARPLWDDWKMIFGNDRATGMTAEGIGEAVANNSTDEPFTSIGESADYYPSFEDFLGSDQVQPTYTNEVVDDNNAQSGQNLAANTHAPPAPAPKKMTRKRKSCDDDSALLNLLGNLHAETKCTFG, translated from the coding sequence ATGCGGCACAAAGCTAGGCCTCTCTGGGATGATTGGAAGATGATATTTGGGAACGATAGAGCCACTGGAATGACTGCTGAGGGTATTGGCGAGGCAGTGGCAAACAATTCCACGGATGAGCCATTTACATCTATCGGGGAAAGTGCCGATTACTATCCAAGCTTTGAAGACTTTCTAGGGTCTGATCAAGTCCAACCCACATACACAAATGAAGTTGTAGATGACAACAACGCTCAGAGTGGGCAGAATCTGGCTGCAAACACTCATGCGCCTCCTGCTCCTGCTCCAAAAAAAATGACGCGTAAACGCAAGAGCTGCGATGATGATTCTGCTTTGCTCAACCTCCTTGGCAACCTGCATGCTGAAACGAAATGCACGTTTGGATAA